In a single window of the Cydia amplana chromosome 4, ilCydAmpl1.1, whole genome shotgun sequence genome:
- the LOC134663244 gene encoding uncharacterized protein K02A2.6-like codes for MARYGAMALTLDKFECGGEPTSLGIRWERWKRALRIYIDAAGIEKSEKKRASLLHFGGQELQEIFYNIPDPDIEDGGPRRDVFEIALSKLDSYFSPKQSKVYERHLFRQLKQEINEKFEKFLVRLRQQAVKCQFHNEDENIIDQIIEKGSSSELRKKILRAGDDMTLEKIIMEANSLEAVNRQLEDFEDKAASKEGVNRISTKQNNNNVKKFKEPCQRCGSRSHVKCPAIDKECFRCKRIGHFQQMCRKRKNPDDRSFNTKKFKSNKESQDINQMTSQVTEEIQYVFNIDSDDTIECEVGGVKINMLIDSGSRRNLITEETWVEMKSSKVLIYDQNNDMDKIFVPYGSTTPLPLQGTFKAKIRAGNQTQEATFYVITKGTRDLLGRDTAKQLGVLKLGLQINQVQEETFPKIKNVVIHIPIDDTVPPVSQPLRRIPIPLEKKVEEKLEELMKRDIIEEVSGSSKWVSPIVPILKENGDLRLCVDMRRANAAIMRENHPLPTMDKLLPQVRDAKYFSKLDIRDAFHQLELHPDSRHITTFITGQGMYRYKRLMFGITCAPEIFQKTIEKLLLGCEGVINFMDDILVYGRDKEEHDARLQQVISVLNDNNVVLKQEKCIIGVTKVHFLGHELSAEGVRPLQKYLSAIQQFRAPKTVAELQSFMGLVKEPMKVLLRNRPGKNMSLQNDWGCKQETAFETLKQAISKIPTLGYYDVTKKTIVIADASPVGLGAVLVQINNNEPRIIAFGSRTLTDCERRYCQTEKEALALVWAIEHFHIFLYGKQFDLITDHKPLEVIFGPKSKPCARIERWILRLQSYKFKVIYRPGKNNIADPLSRLNDNNLSSGEPIEHHIQQIVEYIRPKAVLLKEVADHSEKDPEIQKVKAGLYHNNWDEEVKIYKLFQTELCFYEEVLLRGTRIVIPKDLRKKILEAAHEGHPGIVAMKARLRAKVWWPRYDKEAEKLVKSCAGCTLVSAPNPPNPLKRRELPDEAWKDVAIDLLGPLPSGDHILVIVDYFSRYKEVKICRKIDSSEMIKNLTEIFSRLGDPATITADNGRQFISEEFKTFCTERGIILHSTIPYWPQMNGEVERQNRDILKRLRISQIEKTDWKLALLEYLRMYNSTPHSVTGKTPSELFFRRQFRDKIPMISDLGQKGDIDWKDKDIDIEVRDKDKELKEKGKEYTDEKRKAKECELVQGDKVIMKNMTKDNKLSTPFGPTALTVEKVTGGDVEVVNEETGQRYRRNVVHLKRVDGEWQINLVIDY; via the exons ATGGCACGATATGGGGCCATGGCGCTGACGCTGGACAAGTTTGAATGTGGAGGTGAACCGACTTCCTTGGGAATCCGATGGGAACGTTGGAAGAGGGCACTCCGAATATATATAGATGCAGCTGGCATAGAAAAAAGTGAAAAGAAGAGAGCCAGTCTTCTTCATTTTGGGGGACAAGAATTGCAGGAGATTTTCTACAATATCCCAGATCCAGATATAGAAGATGGAGGACCTAGAAGAGATGTCTTTGAAATTGCATTATCGAAGCTAGACTCTTACTTCTCACCGAAACAAAGTAAAGTGTATGAACGACATTTATTCAGACAATTGAAACAAGAAATTAACGAAAAATTTGAGAAATTTTTAGTACGACTAAGACAGCAGGCAGTCAAGTGCCAATTCCATAATGAGGACGAGAACATAATAGACCAAATTATTGAAAAGGGTTCCTCCAGCGAATTGAGAAAGAAGATTTTACGCGCAGGAGACGACATGACTTTAGAAAAGATAATCATGGAGGCGAATTCTTTGGAAGCCGTTAACAGGCAACTGGAAGATTTTGAAGACAAAGCGGCAAGCAAGGAAGGAGTAAATAGAATAAGtacaaagcaaaataataacaatgtgAAGAAATTTAAAGAACCATGTCAACGATGCGGAAGCCGTTCTCATGTAAAATGCCCGGCAATTGATAAAGAATGTTTTAGATGTAAACGTATAGGCCATTTCCAGCAAATGTGCCGTAAAAGAAAAAATCCTGACGATAGGAGTTTCAACACTAAGAAATTCAAAAGTAATAAAGAATCTCAGGACATTAACCAAATGACTTCACAAGTAACAGAAGAAATACAATATGTCTTCAATATTGACAGTGATGATACTATTGAATGTGAAGTTGGAGGAGTCAAAATAAATATGTTGATTGATTCTGGCTCCAGAAGAAATTTGATAACTGAAGAAACCTGGGTAGAAATGAAAAGTAGTAAAGTCCTGATTTATGACCAAAACAATGATATGGATAAGATATTTGTACCTTATGGGAGTACAACTCCACTACCCTTACAAGGCACATTTAAAGCAAAAATAAGAGCTGGAAATCAAACTCAAGAGGCTACTTTCTATGTTATTACTAAGGGCACAAGAGACCTTTTAGGCAGGGATACAGCAAAACAGTTGGGTGTCCTTAAATTAGGCTTACAAATCAACCAAGTCCAAGAAGAAACAtttcctaaaataaaaaatgttgtgATACATATACCCATAGATGATACAGTCCCACCTGTATCACAGCCACTCAGAAGGATTCCTATACCATTGGAAAAGAAAGTTGAAGAAAAGTTAGAAGAACTAATGAAGAGAGATATAATAGAAGAGGTCTCAGGCTCATCTAAATGGGTATCTCCAATCGTACCAATTTTAAAGGAAAATGGAGACCTTCGATTATGCGTAGACATGAGAAGGGCAAATGCTGCCATAATGAGAGAAAATCATCCCTTGCCTACAATGGATAAGTTACTACCCCAAGTACGCGACGCCAAGTACTTTAGCAAGTTGGACATCAGAGATGCTTTTCACCAATTAGAACTACACCCAGATTCCAGACATATAACAACATTCATTACCGGCCAAGGCATGTACAGGTACAAACGTTTGATGTTCGGAATTACCTGCGCCCCGgagatttttcaaaaaacaataGAGAAACTGTTACTTGGCTGTGAAGGGGTCATAAATTTTATGGATGACATATTGGTTTATGGAAGAGACAAAGAAGAGCATGACGCAAGACTCCAGCAAGTTATATCCGTGTTAAATGATAACAATGTAGTATTAAAACAAGAAAAATGTATAATCGGAGTCACTAAAGTACACTTTTTAGGACATGAACTATCAGCGGAGGGTGTAAGGCCGTTGCAAAAGTATTTATCGGCGATTcagcagttcagggcacctaAAACTGTTGCTGAATTACAGAGCTTCATGGGTTTGGTGAA AGAGCCTATGAAAGTACTTCTGCGGAACAGGCCTGGAAAAAATATGAGCCTACAAAATGACTGGGGATGTAAACAAGAAACTGCCTTTGAAACACTGAAACAAGCAATTAGCAAGATACCTACATTAGGCTACTACGATGTCACAAAAAAGACCATTGTGATTGCTGATGCGAGTCCTGTGGGTCTCGGTGCAGTTTTGGTACAAATTAACAACAATGAACCCCGAATTATTGCCTTCGGAAGTAGAACTCTGACTGACTGTGAAAGGAGATACTGCCAGACTGAGAAGGAAGCACTTGCTTTGGTATGGGCAATAGaacatttccatatatttttatacggtAAACAATTCGACCTGATAACAGACCACAAGCCATTAGAAGTAATTTTCGGACCTAAGTCAAAACCCTGTGCAAGAATAGAAAGATGGATTCTGCGGCTACAATCATACAAATttaaagtcatataccgaccaggaaaaaacaATATTGCGGACCCATTGTCTAGACTCAATGACAATAATCTATCTAGCGGTGAGCCAATAGAGCACCATATACAGCAGATAGTAGAGTACATAAGACCTAAGGCTGTTTTGCTAAAAGAAGTGGCAGACCACTCGGAGAAAGATCCGGAAATACAAAAAGTCAAAGCGGGACTGTACCACAACAACTGGGACGAAGAGGTGAAAATATACAAACTATTTCAAACAGAGTTATGTTTTTATGAAGAAGTTCTCTTGAGAGGTACACGTATAGTTATTCCAAAAGATCTTCGAAAGAAAATCCTGGAGGCTGCTCATGAAGGTCATCCAGGAATAGTCGCAATGAAAGCCCGGTTGAGAGCGAAAGTATGGTGGCCTAGGTATGATAAAGAGGCCGAGAAGCTAGTTAAATCTTGTGCCGGATGTACATTGGTATCGGCTCCAAACCCACCTAATCCCTTAAAGCGCCGTGAACTGCCAGATGAAGCGTGGAAAGATGTGGCTATAGATTTGCTTGGCCCGTTACCCAGCGGCGATCATATTCTGGTGATAGTCGACTATTTCAGCAGATACAAAGAAGTCAAAATATGTCGAAAGATAGACAGCTCAGAAATGATAAAGAATCTCACTGAAATTTTCAGTCGTCTTGGAGACCCAGCGACCATCACAGCGGACAATGGACGCCAATTTATATCAGAAGAGTTTAAAACTTTCTGTACAGAAAGAGGGATCATATTACACTCGACTATCCCATATTGGCCACAAATGAATGGAGAAGTCGAGCGCCAGAATAGAGATATTCTAAAGAGACTGCGAATCAGTCAGATAGAGAAAACAGATTGGAAATTAGCCTTGTTGGAATATCTAAGAATGTACAATAGCACACCACATTCTGTCACAGGAAAAACACCCTCAGAATTATTTTTCAGGCGACAATTTAGAGACAAAATTCCCATGATCAGTGACTTGGGTCAAAAAGGAGATATAGATTGGAAAGATAAAGATATTGACATAGAGGTGAGGGATAAAGACAAAGAATTGAAAGAGAAAGGAAAGGAGTATACCGATGAAAAAAGAAAAGCTAAGGAATGTGAATTGGTGCAAGGAGACAAagtaataatgaaaaatatgacAAAGGACAATAAACTAAGCACACCATTTGGACCAACAGCTCTGACTGTAGAAAAGGTGACCGGAGGGGACGTAGAGGTCGTCAACGAAGAAACGGGCCAAAGGTATCGTAGGAACGTGGTCCATCTCAAAAGAGTAGATGGAGAGTGGCAGATTAACCTGGTTATAGATTATTGA